A part of Silvimonas soli genomic DNA contains:
- the atpA gene encoding F0F1 ATP synthase subunit alpha — MQLNPSEISELIKARIQNLSEGAQTATVGTVVSVTDGIVRVHGLSDVMQGEMLEFPGNTFGLALNLERDSVGAVVMGEYTHISEGDEVKCTGRILEVPVGPELVGRVVNSLGQPIDGKGPINAKLSSPIEKIAPGVIARQSVDQPLQTGLKAIDTMVPIGRGQRELIIGDRQTGKTAVALDAIINQKGTGVTCIYVAIGQKASSIANVVRKLEEHGALAHTIVVAAAASESAALQYIAAYSGCAMGEYFRDRGEDALIVYDDLSKQAVAYRQISLLLRRPPGREAYPGDVFYLHSRLLERASRINAVEVEKLTGGEVKGKTGSLTALPIIETQAGDVSAFVPTNVISITDGQIFLETDLFNAGIRPAMNAGISVSRVGGAAQTKVIKKLGGGVRLALAQYRELAAFAQFASDLDEATRKQLERGKMVTELMKQAQYSPLKVGELAVTLLLIAKGSYDDVPVNRALAFESAFLADLKANHADLLARVDAKGALSDEDEATVVKAVAAFKASSAY, encoded by the coding sequence ATGCAACTCAATCCGTCTGAAATCAGTGAACTGATTAAGGCCCGGATCCAGAACCTGTCCGAAGGCGCACAAACTGCGACCGTCGGCACGGTTGTGTCGGTCACCGACGGTATCGTCCGCGTTCACGGCTTGTCCGATGTAATGCAAGGCGAAATGCTGGAATTCCCGGGCAACACTTTCGGTCTGGCACTGAACCTGGAGCGTGACTCCGTTGGTGCCGTGGTGATGGGTGAATACACCCACATCTCCGAAGGCGATGAAGTCAAGTGTACCGGTCGTATTCTTGAAGTCCCGGTAGGTCCGGAACTGGTTGGCCGTGTGGTCAACTCGCTGGGTCAACCTATCGATGGCAAAGGCCCGATCAACGCCAAGCTGTCCAGCCCGATCGAAAAGATCGCGCCGGGCGTTATTGCGCGTCAATCGGTTGACCAGCCACTGCAAACTGGCCTGAAAGCCATCGACACCATGGTGCCGATCGGTCGTGGCCAGCGTGAGCTGATCATTGGTGACCGTCAGACCGGCAAGACTGCCGTTGCTCTGGACGCGATCATCAACCAGAAGGGTACTGGCGTTACATGTATCTACGTTGCGATTGGCCAGAAGGCTTCGTCGATTGCCAACGTAGTGCGCAAGCTGGAAGAACACGGCGCGCTGGCTCACACCATCGTGGTGGCTGCCGCTGCGTCTGAATCCGCTGCGCTGCAATACATTGCTGCTTACTCCGGTTGCGCAATGGGTGAGTACTTCCGCGATCGCGGCGAAGATGCCCTGATCGTATACGATGACTTGTCCAAGCAAGCCGTTGCTTACCGTCAAATCTCCCTGTTGCTGCGCCGTCCTCCGGGCCGCGAAGCATACCCGGGCGATGTGTTCTATCTGCACTCCCGTCTGCTCGAACGCGCTTCGCGTATCAATGCTGTTGAAGTTGAAAAACTGACTGGCGGCGAAGTGAAGGGCAAGACTGGTTCGCTGACTGCGCTGCCTATTATCGAAACCCAAGCGGGTGACGTGTCTGCATTCGTGCCGACCAACGTGATTTCGATTACCGATGGCCAGATCTTCCTGGAAACCGACTTGTTCAACGCCGGTATCCGTCCTGCGATGAACGCCGGTATCTCGGTGTCCCGCGTTGGCGGTGCAGCGCAGACCAAGGTGATCAAGAAGCTCGGCGGTGGTGTACGTCTGGCGCTGGCTCAGTATCGTGAACTGGCTGCGTTCGCGCAGTTTGCTTCCGACCTGGACGAAGCGACCCGCAAGCAGCTTGAGCGCGGCAAGATGGTGACCGAACTGATGAAGCAGGCTCAATACAGCCCGCTCAAGGTTGGCGAACTGGCCGTGACCCTGTTGCTGATTGCCAAGGGCAGCTACGACGATGTTCCAGTTAATCGCGCACTCGCATTCGAATCGGCCTTCCTGGCTGATCTGAAAGCGAACCACGCTGATTTGCTGGCCCGCGTTGATGCCAAGGGCGCCTTGTCGGATGAAGACGAAGCCACAGTGGTGAAAGCCGTGGCCGCGTTCAAAGCCAGCAGCGCGTACTGA
- a CDS encoding F0F1 ATP synthase subunit epsilon — protein MAMTIHVDVVSAESLIFSGVAEFFTAPAEGGEVGIYPRHAPLLTRIRPGAIRIKLANTHEPDVILYVSGGLLEVQPHSITVLADTAIRGADIDEAKAREAKAKAEEGIKNRKTQMDFAMAQAELVEAVAMLSVVEKLKKRGH, from the coding sequence ATGGCGATGACCATACATGTTGACGTGGTAAGCGCCGAATCGCTGATTTTCTCTGGTGTTGCTGAATTTTTCACAGCACCGGCAGAAGGCGGCGAAGTCGGTATTTACCCGCGCCATGCGCCTCTCCTGACTCGTATTCGTCCAGGTGCGATTCGCATCAAGCTGGCCAACACACACGAACCGGATGTCATCCTGTACGTGTCTGGCGGCCTGCTTGAAGTGCAACCGCATTCGATCACTGTGCTGGCTGATACAGCCATCCGTGGTGCGGATATCGATGAAGCCAAGGCGCGTGAAGCCAAGGCCAAGGCTGAAGAGGGAATTAAAAACCGCAAGACCCAGATGGACTTCGCTATGGCGCAGGCCGAACTGGTGGAAGCGGTGGCAATGCTCTCAGTCGTGGAGAAGCTCAAGAAACGCGGTCACTAA
- the atpD gene encoding F0F1 ATP synthase subunit beta, which translates to MSQGKIVQIIGPVVDVEFPRDNLPKVYDALKLAEPELTLEVQQQLGDGVVRAIAMGTTDGLKRGLLVSNTHAPISVPVGLATLGRIMDVLGNPIDDAGPVETEARRAIHQLAPKFDELNQSIDLLETGIKVIDLICPFAKGGKVGLFGGAGVGKTVNMMELINNIAKAHSGLSVFAGVGERTREGNDFYHEMKDSNVLDKVAMVYGQMNEPPGNRLRVALTGLTIAENFRDEGRDILFFVDNIYRYTLAGTEVSALLGRMPSAVGYQPTLAEEMGALQERITSTKAGSITSIQAVYVPADDLTDPSPATTFAHLDATIVLSRDIASLGIYPAVDPLDSTSRQLDPQVVGEEHYNVTRGVQQTLQKYKELQDIIAILGMDELSPEDKLSVARARKIQRFLSQPFHVAEVFTGSPGKYVPLKETLKGFKGILNGDYDHLPEQAFYMVGGIEEAIEKAKTLQ; encoded by the coding sequence ATGAGCCAAGGCAAAATTGTGCAAATCATTGGTCCGGTTGTGGACGTGGAATTCCCACGCGACAACCTGCCCAAGGTGTATGACGCGCTCAAACTGGCCGAACCTGAACTGACGCTGGAAGTCCAGCAACAGTTGGGCGACGGCGTTGTGCGTGCGATCGCCATGGGTACGACCGATGGTCTGAAGCGCGGTCTTCTGGTATCCAACACCCACGCGCCGATTTCGGTTCCGGTGGGTCTGGCTACTCTGGGCCGTATCATGGATGTGTTGGGTAACCCGATTGACGATGCAGGCCCGGTTGAAACCGAAGCCCGCCGCGCCATTCACCAACTCGCTCCGAAATTCGACGAATTGAACCAGTCTATCGATCTGCTGGAAACCGGTATCAAGGTTATTGACTTGATTTGCCCGTTTGCCAAGGGTGGTAAGGTTGGTCTGTTCGGCGGCGCTGGTGTGGGCAAGACCGTCAACATGATGGAATTGATCAACAACATCGCCAAGGCACACTCGGGTCTGTCCGTGTTTGCCGGCGTGGGTGAGCGTACCCGTGAAGGGAACGACTTCTACCACGAAATGAAAGACTCCAACGTTCTGGATAAAGTGGCGATGGTGTACGGCCAGATGAACGAACCGCCGGGCAACCGCCTGCGCGTAGCGTTGACTGGTCTGACCATTGCGGAAAACTTCCGTGACGAAGGTCGTGACATTCTGTTCTTCGTGGACAACATCTACCGCTACACGCTGGCTGGTACTGAAGTTTCCGCGTTGCTGGGCCGTATGCCTTCTGCTGTGGGCTATCAGCCTACGCTGGCAGAAGAAATGGGTGCTCTGCAAGAACGGATTACCTCGACCAAGGCTGGTTCGATCACTTCCATCCAGGCCGTTTACGTGCCAGCGGATGACTTGACCGATCCGTCGCCTGCAACCACCTTCGCCCACTTGGACGCAACCATCGTGTTGTCGCGTGACATCGCTTCGCTGGGTATCTACCCAGCGGTCGATCCGCTTGACTCCACTTCGCGTCAGCTCGACCCGCAAGTTGTGGGTGAAGAGCACTACAACGTGACGCGTGGCGTGCAGCAGACATTGCAAAAGTACAAAGAATTGCAAGACATCATCGCGATTCTGGGTATGGATGAATTGTCGCCAGAGGATAAGTTGTCCGTGGCTCGTGCCCGTAAAATCCAGCGTTTCCTCTCGCAGCCGTTCCATGTGGCCGAAGTCTTTACTGGTTCACCAGGCAAGTACGTGCCATTGAAGGAAACCCTGAAGGGCTTCAAGGGCATTCTCAACGGTGATTACGACCACCTCCCCGAACAAGCCTTCTACATGGTTGGCGGTATCGAGGAAGCGATCGAAAAAGCCAAGACCTTGCAATAA
- the atpG gene encoding F0F1 ATP synthase subunit gamma, protein MAGGKEIRTKIKSVKNTQKITRAMEMVATSKMRKAQERMRSARPYGEKIRNVAAHLSQAFVDYPHPYLQKRESVKRVGLIVVTSDKGLCGGLNTNVLRQSVTKMKELHQQGVEVAVTAIGNKGYSFMSRNGAKVISSAVALGDTPHLESLIGPVKVMVDAFIAGEVDEVQLVYTKFVNTMKQEPTVEQLLPLSGDAFGQPAHGYNWEYLYEPDAKTVIDELMNRYVEALIYQAVAENISSEMAARMVAMKAATDNADKVIGNLQLLYNKTRQAAITKELSEIVSGAAAV, encoded by the coding sequence ATGGCAGGCGGTAAAGAAATCCGTACGAAGATCAAAAGCGTGAAAAACACGCAGAAGATCACCCGCGCTATGGAAATGGTCGCGACATCCAAAATGCGCAAGGCGCAAGAACGCATGCGTTCGGCCCGTCCTTACGGCGAAAAGATCCGCAACGTAGCGGCTCACCTTTCGCAAGCATTTGTGGACTACCCGCATCCATACCTCCAGAAGCGCGAAAGCGTTAAACGGGTTGGCCTGATCGTGGTTACGTCGGACAAAGGCCTGTGCGGTGGTTTGAATACCAACGTACTGCGCCAGTCCGTCACCAAGATGAAAGAACTGCACCAGCAAGGCGTCGAAGTCGCTGTTACCGCAATCGGTAACAAGGGCTATAGCTTTATGAGCCGTAACGGCGCCAAGGTGATTTCTTCTGCAGTAGCTCTGGGCGATACGCCTCACCTGGAATCCTTGATCGGACCGGTCAAGGTGATGGTAGATGCGTTTATCGCGGGCGAAGTAGACGAAGTCCAGCTGGTGTATACCAAATTCGTCAACACCATGAAGCAAGAGCCGACGGTAGAACAGCTGTTGCCCCTTTCCGGTGATGCCTTTGGGCAACCGGCACACGGCTACAACTGGGAATACCTGTACGAGCCGGATGCAAAGACCGTCATTGACGAACTGATGAATCGCTACGTGGAAGCGTTGATTTATCAAGCCGTGGCGGAAAACATTTCATCCGAGATGGCTGCGCGCATGGTGGCCATGAAGGCTGCAACCGATAACGCCGACAAGGTGATCGGCAACCTGCAACTGCTGTACAACAAGACGCGTCAAGCTGCGATTACCAAGGAACTCTCGGAAATCGTCTCTGGTGCGGCAGCAGTCTGA